TGAAAAGAGACATGCAGCTCTACAAAAAACTTGTAGCGTATTGCCACAACCATTTCCCTGATTCTCAGAATGAGCGAATCTCAAAATCCCGATAACCGTGAGACGTCGACCGCCGTGTCATCTCACGAAGTCTCTCACGAAATTATCGAAGAAGGCGCCGAGCTACATCTTGATTTTGACAAGCTTCTGGCCGTATCAAAGGGCGGCGAGCCTGTGCTTCCCGTCGTAGTGCAGCATGCGCGCACGCTTGAGGTGCTCATCCTCGCCTACGTCAACCGCCCTGCCCTCGCTCGCAGCATCGAACTCGGTCAGGCCGTCTTCTATTCAACAAGCCGGCGCGAGCTCTGGCATAAAGGGGCGACGTCGGGCGATTATCTGAAGCTCGAAGAGATCCGCG
This region of Leptonema illini DSM 21528 genomic DNA includes:
- a CDS encoding phosphoribosyl-AMP cyclohydrolase, which translates into the protein MSESQNPDNRETSTAVSSHEVSHEIIEEGAELHLDFDKLLAVSKGGEPVLPVVVQHARTLEVLILAYVNRPALARSIELGQAVFYSTSRRELWHKGATSGDYLKLEEIRVNCEQNSLLFLVVPEKGGVCHTKDAAGDTRRSCYYRSVKDGKLKFL